Proteins from a genomic interval of Gordonia sp. SL306:
- a CDS encoding NADPH-dependent FMN reductase: MTVTAVVVGNPKPASRTLTAATYVATQLSGAEPDVIVDLATLGAAVLDWSDDGIAALVEQVGKADLVVFASPTYKAAYTGLLKLFLDRFAGGTGLSGVAIPLMLGGSPAHSLSPELTLRPVLTEIGGTVPGRALYVVDAAYDDPQAYAQWLAETGPTVTSLLGGRS, from the coding sequence ATGACCGTCACCGCCGTCGTCGTCGGAAATCCCAAGCCCGCGAGCCGAACACTCACCGCGGCAACCTATGTCGCCACCCAACTCAGCGGCGCCGAGCCCGATGTGATCGTCGATCTCGCCACGCTCGGTGCGGCCGTCCTCGACTGGTCCGACGACGGGATCGCCGCGCTGGTGGAGCAGGTCGGGAAGGCCGATCTCGTCGTGTTCGCGAGCCCGACCTACAAGGCCGCCTACACCGGGTTGCTCAAGTTGTTCCTCGACCGGTTCGCGGGTGGTACCGGGCTGTCGGGGGTTGCGATCCCCCTGATGCTCGGCGGCAGTCCAGCCCATTCGCTGTCACCGGAACTGACGCTGCGGCCGGTTCTCACCGAGATCGGCGGCACCGTGCCGGGCCGCGCGCTCTATGTGGTGGATGCCGCGTACGACGATCCGCAGGCCTACGCGCAGTGGCTGGCCGAGACCGGGCCGACGGTCACCTCGCTGCTGGGAGGGCGTTCATGA
- a CDS encoding SDR family oxidoreductase, whose translation MKIVIFGNGLIGSQVEEKVAAAGHDVVALGRSAGVDTTTGKGVAEAVAGADVVVDLTNSPSWQDDDVLEFFRASTSHLLTAEQTAGVGHHVILSIVGADRLTDSGYMRAKLAQEELVQAGPIPYSIVRSTQFFEFVAGIADAGTRGDVVHATPAHLQPIASRDVVGRVSDIALGTPVNGTAEIAGPEALGIDELVRRLFTSTGDRRSVQSDLDAGYFGAILDNAALVPTPGADAWIAPTTFDDWLDSRAPIG comes from the coding sequence ATGAAGATCGTCATTTTCGGGAACGGGCTCATCGGGAGTCAGGTCGAGGAGAAGGTGGCCGCGGCCGGGCACGACGTGGTGGCGCTCGGGCGCAGCGCCGGCGTGGACACGACCACCGGCAAGGGCGTCGCCGAAGCGGTCGCGGGTGCCGACGTCGTCGTCGACCTCACCAACTCGCCGTCGTGGCAGGACGATGACGTCCTCGAATTCTTCCGCGCCTCGACCAGTCATCTGCTCACCGCCGAGCAGACTGCCGGGGTCGGGCATCACGTGATCCTGTCGATCGTGGGTGCCGACCGGCTCACCGACTCCGGGTACATGCGCGCCAAGCTCGCACAGGAAGAGCTGGTCCAGGCCGGGCCCATCCCGTACTCGATCGTGCGGTCGACGCAGTTCTTCGAGTTCGTCGCCGGCATCGCCGACGCGGGGACCCGCGGCGACGTGGTGCACGCGACGCCTGCGCACCTGCAGCCCATCGCCTCGCGAGACGTCGTCGGCCGGGTCAGTGACATCGCGCTCGGGACGCCGGTCAACGGGACCGCCGAGATCGCGGGGCCCGAGGCGCTGGGTATCGACGAACTGGTCCGACGGTTGTTCACCTCGACCGGCGATCGACGATCTGTGCAGAGCGACCTCGACGCGGGGTACTTCGGCGCGATCCTCGACAACGCGGCTCTCGTCCCCACGCCGGGCGCCGATGCCTGGATCGCGCCGACGACCTTCGACGACTGGCTCGATTCACGTGCGCCGATAGGCTGA
- a CDS encoding UBP-type zinc finger domain-containing protein: MTSASIDPDVPPSGPGCVECTSDGSWWVHLRRCAQCGHVGCCDDSLHRHARRHAEATGHRVIQSYEPGEEWFWDFTTEELFAGPALAAPNEHPASQGVPGPRERLPEDWRAQLGSRDS; the protein is encoded by the coding sequence ATGACATCTGCATCGATCGATCCGGACGTCCCGCCGAGCGGTCCGGGCTGCGTCGAATGCACCAGCGACGGCTCGTGGTGGGTGCATCTGCGTCGCTGCGCGCAATGCGGTCACGTCGGCTGCTGCGACGACTCACTGCACCGCCACGCGCGCCGGCACGCGGAAGCGACCGGCCACCGCGTCATCCAGAGCTATGAGCCCGGCGAGGAGTGGTTCTGGGACTTCACCACCGAGGAGTTGTTCGCCGGGCCGGCGCTGGCAGCGCCCAACGAGCACCCGGCCTCGCAGGGTGTGCCGGGTCCGCGCGAGCGGCTCCCCGAGGACTGGCGCGCGCAGTTGGGGTCACGGGATTCCTGA
- a CDS encoding NAD(P)/FAD-dependent oxidoreductase codes for MNDDKAVDDNTTDDKPTEAPITGDGTRHRVVIIGSGFGGLTAARQLAKADVDVTVIARTTHHLFQPLLYQVATGLISEGQIAPALRVVLRKQGNTTVVLGEVETIDLERRSVTSRLLERVTETSFDSLIVAAGADQSYFGNDQFAEYAPGLKTIDDALELRGRILGAFEQAELSDDPDERARLLTFVVVGAGATGVEMAGQIAEMATKTLRGSFRNIDPTESRVILLDAAPAVLPPYGGKLSRRAAKRLAKNGVEIQLGAMVVDMDYHGLVVKDQDGTTRRIESQCKVWSAGVSASPLGRQLAEQSGVELDRAGRVKVGADLTVTGQPNVFVVGDLMAVEGVPGMAQGAIQGAKYATAAIRAGLRGADPASRKPFSYWDKGSMATIARFSAVAKIPIPGTSRSIEFSGFVAWLGWLFLHLLYLVGFRNRFTTLVDWFFAFTSRSRTQLAITEQQVFARNAIGVLDSLGRPREGSQPDERAPRVEERQSA; via the coding sequence ATGAACGACGACAAAGCCGTCGACGACAACACCACCGACGACAAACCAACCGAGGCACCGATCACTGGTGACGGCACACGTCATCGCGTGGTGATCATCGGCTCGGGATTCGGCGGGCTCACCGCCGCGCGACAACTGGCCAAGGCCGACGTCGACGTCACAGTGATCGCCCGCACCACCCATCACCTGTTCCAGCCGCTGCTCTATCAGGTCGCCACCGGACTGATCTCGGAAGGTCAGATCGCACCTGCGCTTCGGGTGGTGCTGCGCAAGCAGGGCAACACCACGGTCGTCCTGGGTGAGGTGGAGACCATCGACCTGGAGCGGCGCAGTGTCACGTCGCGGCTGCTGGAGCGCGTCACCGAGACGTCGTTCGACAGTCTGATCGTCGCGGCGGGGGCCGACCAGTCGTACTTCGGCAACGATCAGTTCGCCGAGTACGCACCCGGATTGAAGACCATCGACGATGCCCTGGAGCTGCGGGGACGCATCCTCGGCGCCTTCGAACAGGCCGAACTCTCCGACGACCCGGACGAACGCGCGCGCCTGCTCACGTTCGTGGTGGTGGGCGCGGGGGCGACCGGCGTCGAGATGGCCGGACAGATCGCCGAGATGGCCACCAAGACACTGCGGGGATCTTTCCGCAACATCGATCCGACCGAGTCGCGGGTGATCCTCCTGGACGCCGCGCCTGCTGTGTTGCCGCCGTACGGCGGCAAGCTGAGTCGGCGTGCCGCAAAGCGGCTGGCGAAGAACGGGGTGGAGATCCAGCTCGGGGCGATGGTGGTCGACATGGACTACCACGGTCTCGTGGTGAAGGACCAGGACGGCACCACGCGGCGGATCGAGAGTCAGTGCAAGGTGTGGTCGGCAGGCGTCTCGGCCAGTCCGCTGGGTCGTCAGCTGGCCGAGCAGAGCGGGGTCGAACTCGATCGCGCGGGCCGGGTGAAGGTCGGGGCCGACCTCACGGTGACCGGGCAGCCGAACGTCTTCGTCGTCGGTGACCTGATGGCGGTCGAGGGTGTACCCGGGATGGCGCAGGGCGCGATCCAGGGGGCGAAGTACGCTACTGCGGCGATCCGGGCGGGGCTGCGCGGAGCGGACCCGGCGTCGCGTAAACCGTTCTCCTACTGGGACAAGGGCTCGATGGCCACCATCGCCCGTTTCAGTGCGGTCGCGAAGATCCCCATCCCGGGCACCTCGCGCAGCATCGAGTTCTCGGGTTTCGTCGCCTGGCTGGGATGGCTCTTCCTGCATCTGCTGTACCTGGTGGGTTTCCGTAATCGGTTCACGACACTCGTCGACTGGTTCTTCGCGTTCACCAGCCGCAGCCGTACCCAGCTGGCCATCACCGAGCAGCAGGTGTTCGCGCGCAACGCGATCGGTGTGCTCGACAGTCTCGGTCGGCCACGCGAAGGGTCGCAGCCGGACGAGCGTGCGCCGCGGGTGGAGGAGCGGCAGAGCGCGTAG
- a CDS encoding HNH endonuclease signature motif containing protein — protein MLLVSCRSCPSRCPRGSHESPAVFTFSDAFADDAAAGDAIVSSLRAEQVADAARDLVRLSRQAEARAVLLAFRIGQAAHDEVLFALSAERQMMVRNQADKAAVGEISLQLGMSRIKAGTWYKLGDALQRRPKIRLAYLAGDVSTHRMSVMVHALESAPVPSPAVEPDAEASDTETSIDDSQVDDLDSDGVADDECGDPCDASVEDAPLDLEDRALELSSHPSTDAVLRDELEALVISLDPAAAAEARDAFAETWQNLTITNDSSGHANIDACVPAEHGVALREQIAALIAARVCRNDRRTIGRQRVAAFAELAGLGARLECTCGGDGCRAGNSDSQAAGDAAVIRPDSRDESDDGNAEFTDAEPQSELVLPELTVVLDPLGIEVPRLRGYGAIDPVLAADLSSRARVVSLPEAPRDRSAGLLVRDRGPAPPVDRTGHGGFDLPPPGALIYTPSTRIRGEILLSDHYCRYPYCGMPADQCEIDHLVAFDHRAPHVGGWTVPENLAPMCRPDHQRKHQGLWLPTMHTDRTITWRNPRTGQEIITYPR, from the coding sequence ATGTTGTTGGTGTCCTGTCGATCTTGTCCTTCGCGGTGTCCGCGAGGATCTCACGAAAGTCCAGCCGTGTTCACCTTCTCGGATGCCTTTGCGGATGATGCCGCAGCCGGCGATGCCATTGTGTCGTCGCTGCGTGCTGAGCAGGTGGCTGATGCGGCTCGGGACCTGGTGCGGTTGAGTCGGCAGGCCGAGGCGCGGGCGGTGCTCTTGGCCTTTCGGATCGGGCAGGCGGCTCATGACGAGGTGTTGTTCGCGCTGTCGGCGGAGCGGCAGATGATGGTGCGCAATCAGGCCGACAAAGCCGCTGTCGGGGAGATCTCTCTGCAACTGGGGATGTCACGGATCAAAGCCGGCACCTGGTACAAGCTGGGCGATGCACTGCAACGTCGCCCCAAGATCCGCCTGGCCTATCTCGCCGGCGACGTGAGCACGCACCGGATGTCGGTGATGGTGCACGCCCTCGAGTCGGCGCCGGTGCCGAGTCCTGCTGTCGAGCCGGATGCAGAGGCCTCAGACACCGAGACGTCGATCGACGATTCCCAGGTGGACGACCTCGACTCCGATGGGGTGGCCGACGACGAGTGCGGTGATCCCTGCGACGCATCGGTCGAGGATGCTCCGCTGGATCTGGAAGACCGTGCGCTGGAACTGTCCTCGCATCCATCGACCGACGCCGTGTTGCGCGATGAACTCGAAGCACTCGTCATCAGCCTCGACCCGGCGGCCGCCGCCGAAGCCCGCGATGCGTTCGCCGAAACCTGGCAGAACCTGACCATCACCAATGACAGCTCCGGACACGCGAACATCGATGCCTGCGTACCGGCCGAACACGGCGTGGCCCTGCGTGAACAGATAGCGGCCTTGATCGCTGCCAGAGTGTGCCGGAACGACCGGCGCACCATAGGCCGACAACGCGTGGCGGCATTCGCCGAACTGGCCGGACTGGGCGCCCGACTCGAGTGCACCTGCGGCGGAGACGGTTGCCGCGCCGGCAACTCGGATTCGCAGGCTGCGGGCGACGCCGCCGTGATTCGGCCGGATTCCAGGGACGAATCCGATGATGGAAACGCTGAATTCACTGACGCAGAACCGCAGTCTGAGCTCGTGCTGCCCGAACTGACCGTCGTCCTCGATCCCCTCGGCATCGAGGTCCCCCGGCTCCGGGGCTACGGCGCGATCGACCCGGTGTTGGCGGCGGATCTGAGCAGCCGCGCTCGGGTCGTATCGCTGCCGGAAGCCCCTCGAGATCGGTCGGCAGGCCTGCTGGTCCGTGACCGCGGCCCCGCACCACCGGTCGATCGGACCGGGCACGGCGGCTTCGACCTTCCGCCGCCGGGAGCGCTCATCTACACACCGTCAACACGGATACGTGGCGAGATCCTGCTCTCGGATCACTATTGCCGATACCCGTATTGCGGCATGCCTGCCGATCAGTGCGAGATCGACCACCTGGTGGCCTTCGACCATCGTGCGCCGCACGTCGGTGGCTGGACCGTGCCCGAAAATCTCGCACCGATGTGTCGACCCGACCATCAGCGCAAACACCAAGGCTTGTGGCTCCCGACCATGCACACGGACCGCACCATCACCTGGCGCAACCCCAGAACCGGACAGGAGATCATCACGTACCCGCGCTGA
- a CDS encoding ArsR/SmtB family transcription factor encodes MTTSDDVFLALANPVRRRLLELLAAEPTAAGDLGARFALSRSSVAEHLKVLKDAGLVTDEARGRHRIYHLTPDPLAELSDWLHPFERFWRARLTDIADIAEDLE; translated from the coding sequence GTGACCACCTCCGACGACGTGTTCCTGGCGCTGGCCAATCCGGTCCGCCGCCGGTTGTTGGAGTTGCTCGCCGCCGAACCCACGGCCGCCGGCGATCTCGGTGCGCGTTTCGCGCTGAGCCGCTCGTCGGTCGCCGAACACCTGAAGGTTCTGAAGGACGCCGGGCTCGTCACCGACGAGGCTCGCGGGCGACACCGGATCTATCACCTGACCCCAGACCCGCTCGCCGAGCTGAGCGACTGGCTCCACCCCTTCGAACGCTTCTGGCGTGCCCGACTGACCGATATCGCCGACATCGCAGAGGACCTCGAATGA
- a CDS encoding acyltransferase translates to MQTVDDTTEQVHTDAGPPGGGSTGVAAEPRKKTSSGRAHTADFVRVLLFAGVVVAHSVNAINTTPDVIRSANLVGTICHLTRYGFVAVTLFVLVLSTRGKPMSPVAFWRRRFGMVVGPYLVWTLLYSLTDHVIISDNPWPTPARFFSDLGQDVVTGEGKYQLYFLLISMQIYLAFPLVSWILDRTAHRPWRVLGVATVIQLAAFVFYQYLPRPAGPTWTLVYDNLWKTLPMYALFIAIGALAAVHHETMNEWLRTHAVAVISACGIGTAFSVGAYLLATSPGNVPLQANTPWNPVNLPWFLAGLTLLWMLALVWNARRESGRAMSSKAVSYASFRAFGVFAVHPLILDILGRTGFIGALFGWFPHSAAIRTTLLTAVVLALSLVVVDILLRTPVSKWLTARPRVPVRRRAKPAVATIVQSVPDPQESAAASAAPGR, encoded by the coding sequence TTGCAGACCGTCGACGACACCACAGAACAAGTACATACAGACGCCGGACCGCCGGGGGGCGGCTCGACCGGCGTCGCGGCGGAACCTCGGAAGAAAACGTCATCGGGCCGCGCGCACACCGCCGACTTCGTGCGCGTCCTGCTCTTCGCAGGCGTGGTCGTCGCGCACAGCGTCAACGCCATCAACACCACTCCCGACGTGATCCGCTCGGCCAACCTCGTCGGCACGATCTGCCACCTCACCCGCTACGGCTTCGTCGCGGTGACGTTGTTCGTCCTGGTACTCAGCACCCGCGGCAAACCGATGTCACCCGTCGCGTTCTGGCGAAGACGATTCGGCATGGTGGTCGGCCCGTACCTGGTGTGGACCCTTCTCTACTCCCTGACCGATCACGTGATCATCTCCGACAACCCGTGGCCCACCCCGGCCCGCTTCTTCAGCGATCTCGGCCAGGACGTGGTCACCGGCGAGGGCAAGTACCAGCTCTACTTCCTGCTGATCTCCATGCAGATCTATCTGGCGTTCCCCCTGGTCTCATGGATTCTCGATCGCACGGCTCACCGCCCGTGGCGGGTCCTCGGCGTGGCCACCGTGATCCAGCTGGCAGCGTTCGTGTTCTACCAGTACCTCCCCCGCCCGGCCGGACCGACGTGGACCCTGGTCTACGACAACCTGTGGAAGACGCTGCCGATGTACGCCCTGTTCATCGCGATCGGAGCGCTGGCCGCCGTGCACCACGAGACGATGAACGAGTGGCTGCGGACCCACGCGGTCGCAGTGATCTCCGCATGCGGGATCGGTACCGCGTTCAGTGTCGGCGCCTATCTCCTGGCCACCTCCCCCGGCAACGTCCCGCTGCAGGCGAACACCCCGTGGAATCCCGTCAACCTGCCGTGGTTCCTCGCCGGTCTGACGCTTCTCTGGATGCTGGCGCTGGTCTGGAACGCACGCCGGGAATCTGGCCGCGCGATGTCGTCTAAGGCGGTGTCGTATGCGTCGTTCCGCGCCTTCGGCGTCTTCGCCGTACATCCGCTGATCCTCGACATCCTCGGCCGGACCGGCTTCATCGGGGCACTGTTCGGCTGGTTCCCGCACTCCGCGGCGATCCGCACCACACTGCTGACGGCGGTTGTCCTCGCGCTGTCGCTGGTCGTTGTCGACATCCTGCTGCGCACCCCGGTGAGCAAATGGCTCACTGCACGCCCCCGAGTCCCGGTGCGCCGACGGGCGAAGCCCGCCGTCGCCACCATCGTGCAGTCGGTCCCGGATCCGCAGGAGAGCGCTGCCGCGAGTGCGGCACCGGGACGCTAA
- a CDS encoding RrF2 family transcriptional regulator, producing MKLSTGVEWSLHCCVVLSQSDRPVPAGRLAELHGVSKTYLAKHLQALARADLILPAEGRDGGYALTRAPETITVLDVVQAVDGKEPAFRCTEIRQQGILAAPPEQCVSACGIAKVMAAAEQAWRASLAGVTIADLAATLDINQLKNILAAS from the coding sequence ATGAAGCTCTCGACCGGCGTGGAGTGGTCTCTGCACTGCTGTGTGGTGCTGAGTCAGTCCGATCGCCCGGTGCCGGCAGGCCGCCTCGCGGAGTTGCACGGAGTGTCCAAGACCTACCTCGCGAAGCATCTGCAGGCGTTGGCGCGCGCGGACCTGATCCTCCCGGCCGAGGGGCGCGACGGCGGCTATGCCCTGACGCGTGCTCCCGAGACCATCACGGTGCTCGACGTGGTCCAGGCGGTGGACGGCAAGGAGCCGGCATTCCGATGTACCGAGATCCGGCAGCAGGGCATCCTCGCCGCACCGCCGGAGCAGTGCGTGTCCGCGTGCGGAATCGCGAAGGTGATGGCCGCCGCCGAGCAGGCCTGGCGGGCCTCGCTGGCAGGTGTGACCATCGCGGATCTTGCTGCGACACTTGATATCAACCAATTGAAGAACATCCTGGCAGCATCCTGA
- a CDS encoding SRPBCC family protein, producing the protein MTTDSTDQHAVIRVDQFVAARPETVWRTLTEPELVQRWWAAGDIRPEVGHEFTLDMPGFGRQPCRVLEADPPSRLVYTFSANWTLTWTLVPEGKGTRLLLEHSGFDLGDTRMAAAFDRMGPGWRDVVLPRLADLVPEI; encoded by the coding sequence ATGACCACCGATTCCACCGACCAGCACGCGGTGATCCGCGTCGATCAGTTCGTCGCGGCCCGCCCCGAAACCGTCTGGCGCACCCTCACCGAACCGGAGCTGGTGCAGCGCTGGTGGGCAGCCGGCGACATCAGGCCGGAGGTCGGACACGAGTTCACCCTGGACATGCCCGGTTTCGGTCGCCAGCCGTGCCGGGTCCTCGAAGCCGATCCGCCCTCCCGGTTGGTCTACACGTTCTCCGCCAACTGGACGCTCACCTGGACCCTGGTGCCGGAGGGAAAAGGCACACGCCTCCTGCTCGAGCACTCCGGCTTCGACCTCGGCGACACACGGATGGCCGCGGCATTCGACCGGATGGGTCCGGGGTGGCGAGACGTCGTCCTGCCGCGGCTCGCCGATCTCGTACCGGAGATCTGA
- a CDS encoding benzoate/H(+) symporter BenE family transporter has product MSAPESVAETTEDHQPSTSSVVERPSGRLLRPREVLRDLGGTYVVNGVVGLIFSASGPVAVILAAGSAGKLDATVLSSWIFGVFVLNGVLTLIASWVYRVPLAFAWTIPGTVLVGASLKHLSWAEVLGAFLVTGVLIFAIGLTGRVRKVMSALPTPIVMAMVAGVFLQFGIDVVRSVGADPVVALPIVIAFFVLQCHGTLSRWMPPIIGACLAGAVAVAVSGKFHLGHETASWLATPLVQAPDFSVRAMLELVVPLVITVIVVQNGQGVAVLKSAGHQAPVNVVTVACGVWSILAAAVGAISSCLAGPTNALLVAGGERRRQYTAALTFGVLAIAVGLFAPLFVTLMEAMPAAFIATVGGLALLGALQNAFRSAFGSRFTMGALATFLVSISDLSFLNIGSAFWGLIAGLVVSRLVERDDFRTAAS; this is encoded by the coding sequence ATGTCCGCGCCCGAGTCCGTTGCGGAGACAACCGAGGACCACCAGCCCTCGACCAGTTCGGTCGTGGAGCGTCCGAGCGGTCGGCTCCTCCGACCTCGCGAGGTGCTACGTGATCTCGGTGGCACCTACGTCGTCAACGGCGTCGTCGGGCTGATCTTCTCGGCCTCCGGCCCGGTGGCGGTCATCCTGGCGGCCGGGTCGGCCGGGAAGCTCGACGCGACGGTCCTGTCGTCGTGGATCTTCGGTGTGTTCGTCCTCAACGGGGTGCTGACCCTGATCGCCAGCTGGGTGTACCGCGTGCCGCTGGCGTTTGCGTGGACGATACCGGGCACCGTACTCGTCGGTGCGTCCCTGAAGCACCTGTCATGGGCCGAGGTGCTCGGTGCGTTTCTCGTCACCGGAGTGCTCATCTTCGCGATCGGACTGACCGGGCGGGTGCGAAAAGTCATGTCGGCCTTGCCGACACCGATCGTGATGGCGATGGTGGCGGGGGTCTTCCTCCAGTTCGGCATCGACGTCGTGCGTTCCGTCGGTGCGGATCCGGTGGTGGCGCTTCCGATCGTGATCGCATTCTTCGTCCTGCAATGCCATGGCACCCTTTCCCGGTGGATGCCGCCGATCATCGGCGCGTGTCTGGCCGGCGCGGTGGCCGTGGCGGTCAGTGGCAAGTTCCACCTCGGCCACGAGACGGCCTCATGGCTGGCGACCCCGCTGGTGCAGGCGCCCGACTTCAGCGTCCGCGCAATGCTGGAATTGGTGGTCCCGCTGGTGATCACCGTGATCGTCGTGCAGAACGGTCAGGGAGTCGCCGTTCTGAAGTCGGCAGGCCACCAGGCGCCGGTCAACGTCGTCACGGTCGCGTGCGGGGTGTGGTCGATACTGGCGGCGGCAGTTGGAGCGATCTCGAGCTGCCTTGCCGGACCGACCAATGCGCTGCTCGTCGCCGGCGGAGAACGGCGGCGTCAGTACACCGCCGCACTCACATTCGGTGTGCTCGCCATCGCGGTCGGGTTGTTCGCCCCGCTCTTCGTCACGCTGATGGAGGCGATGCCCGCGGCCTTCATCGCGACCGTCGGCGGGCTGGCCCTGCTGGGTGCTCTCCAGAACGCATTCCGATCGGCGTTCGGCTCGCGGTTCACGATGGGGGCGCTGGCGACGTTCCTCGTCTCGATCTCGGACCTGAGCTTCTTGAACATCGGTTCGGCATTCTGGGGTTTGATCGCCGGGCTGGTGGTGTCGAGGCTGGTCGAGCGGGACGACTTCCGGACCGCGGCGTCGTGA
- a CDS encoding flavin reductase family protein produces MSELRTNQDLDPAKLRKAFGVFPTGVVAVAAEVDGVLTGLAASSFSSVSLDPPLVSFSVANTSKTWPDLRRAKHLGVTILADHHGEVCRQLAGPVEHRFDDIALKASGDGAVTLDGGLARFDTTIYREVEAGDHLIVLLELHAVEHPESGSPLIFHRSGFGRLAV; encoded by the coding sequence ATGAGTGAGCTCCGCACCAATCAGGATCTCGATCCGGCGAAGCTGCGCAAGGCATTCGGTGTGTTCCCGACCGGTGTGGTCGCCGTCGCGGCCGAGGTCGACGGGGTGTTGACCGGATTGGCCGCGAGTTCCTTCAGCAGTGTCAGCCTCGACCCGCCGCTGGTGTCCTTCTCGGTGGCGAACACCTCCAAGACCTGGCCGGATCTCCGCCGTGCCAAACACCTGGGCGTGACGATCCTCGCCGACCATCACGGTGAGGTCTGCCGTCAGCTTGCGGGCCCGGTCGAGCATCGCTTCGACGACATCGCGCTCAAGGCGTCGGGCGACGGGGCGGTCACGCTCGACGGGGGGCTCGCCCGGTTCGACACCACCATCTACCGCGAGGTGGAGGCGGGCGATCACCTCATCGTGTTATTGGAACTCCATGCGGTGGAGCATCCGGAGTCCGGCAGTCCATTGATCTTTCACCGGAGTGGCTTCGGCCGTCTCGCGGTTTAG
- a CDS encoding cupin domain-containing protein, with translation MKQLIRAIVGVVAVTVVAGFLPAQAAATPSSGISAVTLAEGDIPAGLLPFVPKGVHVAVREITVAPGGTTGWHYHDGDLVGLIRSGTFTHPGPDCVPTIYRPGEIIREPHGQANTHAGRNLGNTPVVLDVLYLLPLGKPLSEDAPAPGCDKE, from the coding sequence ATGAAACAGCTCATCAGGGCCATCGTGGGTGTCGTCGCAGTGACCGTTGTCGCAGGTTTCCTGCCGGCTCAGGCGGCGGCGACGCCGTCGTCGGGCATCTCGGCGGTGACCCTTGCCGAAGGGGACATCCCGGCCGGACTCCTGCCCTTTGTTCCCAAGGGGGTCCACGTCGCGGTCCGCGAGATCACGGTCGCGCCGGGCGGGACAACCGGTTGGCACTATCACGACGGGGATCTGGTCGGACTGATCCGCTCGGGTACCTTCACCCATCCCGGGCCCGATTGTGTCCCGACGATCTATCGCCCGGGCGAGATCATCCGAGAGCCGCACGGACAGGCCAACACTCACGCCGGGCGCAATCTCGGCAACACGCCGGTGGTCCTCGATGTGCTGTACCTCCTCCCGCTGGGCAAGCCGTTGTCGGAGGACGCGCCTGCTCCCGGGTGTGACAAGGAGTAG